The Bryobacteraceae bacterium genome includes a window with the following:
- a CDS encoding DNA-3-methyladenine glycosylase I translates to MNTKPRILAGPDGRPRCAWCGTAPDYVAYHDEEWGVPVHDDIRLFEKICLEGFQAGLSWLTVLRKREAFRRAFAGFDFRRLALWDERDASRVMLEPGIIRHRGKIASVLNNARRACELADEQGSLDRFFWSFEGREPRELARELKRRGWTFVGPVTVESFMQAMGLIDAHEPGCWRRGAARADLRRG, encoded by the coding sequence ATGAATACGAAGCCCCGCATCCTGGCCGGGCCTGACGGGCGGCCCCGCTGCGCCTGGTGCGGAACCGCTCCCGACTATGTCGCTTACCACGACGAGGAATGGGGCGTGCCGGTGCACGATGACATCCGGCTGTTCGAAAAGATCTGTCTGGAAGGCTTTCAGGCGGGACTGAGCTGGCTGACCGTGCTGCGCAAGCGCGAGGCGTTCCGCCGGGCGTTTGCCGGGTTCGATTTCCGCCGGCTGGCGCTCTGGGATGAACGCGACGCGAGCCGGGTGATGCTCGAGCCAGGCATCATCCGCCACCGCGGCAAGATCGCCTCCGTGCTGAATAACGCGCGGCGCGCCTGCGAACTGGCGGACGAGCAGGGCTCGCTCGACCGTTTTTTCTGGTCCTTCGAGGGGCGCGAGCCGCGCGAGCTGGCGCGCGAGCTGAAGCGGCGCGGCTGGACCTTCGTCGGACCGGTCACAGTCGAGTCCTTCATGCAGGCCATGGGCCTCATCGACGCGCACGAGCCCGGCTGCTGGCGGCGCGGAGCGGCCCGCGCGGATCTGCGCAGGGGTTGA